AAACATCAGGCCATACGCAAACCGTTAAGGATCTTCGTTTTGATTGCGATCAGGATGCTTTGGTGGTCCTTGTTGAGCCAAAAGGTCCGGCATGCCATACGGGGGCCTATAGTTGCTTTAATGATTCACTCATACAAGAAGAGCCAGTGCCCAATGAGAGTGGACGCTATTCGATTTTAAATCAATTGGAGTCTGTGATCGCTTCAAGAGAAACGGAACGTCCTGAGGGCGCCTACACAACCTATCTATTTACTGAAGGTATTGACAAAATATTGAAGAAGGTCGGTGAAGAGGCTTCGGAAGTCATTATCGCTGCCAAAAATCGGTCGGTGGAAGAGATGGAATGGGAAGTTAGTGATTTAATTTTTCACGTACTGGTCTTGTTACGTGAACAAAATATCAGCATCGATCAGGTTTTGGCGACATTGAAGGTACGCCATCAATAAAGAAGGGTTCTCTGCTGCCGGTCAGCGAGAACTTTTTTTATGACGGGCTTATAGTACAATGGTCTTGATTTCAGCATGGATTACCCTTAAAATGCAAATGTCGCGAAATGATGGCATATCGCATTTACAGGTCTGGTGAAGTAGGACAGATATGTTATACTTTAGAAGGAGATATATTGGAAACGAGGGAGCCCATGAGTATTGACGAGCAAAGAAAGAAGGCACGGGTCATCGCTTTTAACCCTGACGGTGATTATTATTACCAAAAAGGGATGACGGCCTATCATAGAGGCGATTTACACCGGGCTAGCAAATATGTTAATCGTGCGATTGCCTTTGAACCTAATGAACCTGAATATTTATGTCAACAAGCAGCCATTCTTGCTGAACTTGAGAACCATCAAGAGTCCATTCGGTTGTTAAAAAAAGTTGTTGATGACATTGATGATAGCATTACCGAATGCTTCTTTTTTATCGCCAATAATCATGCCTATCTAGGAAACTATGATGAGGCGATTCATGAGGTACAGCGGTATATGGCGTTGGAACCAAATGGGACTTTTATAAATGAAGCCCGTGAATTATATAAATTGTTAGTTTTAGAATCAGGCCAGGAACAAGTTGAAGAAGAACCGCACGTCACTGAACATGAGAAAGGTCGGCAAGCATTGGAAAACGGCCATTACGAAAAAGCTATTTATTTTTTTGATAAAATTATTAATGATAAACCTGAATTTTGGGCGGCATACAATAATCTTGCAGTCGCTTATTATTCTCAAGGACAAGTGGATAAAGCTCTAGATACCCTTTATCGGGTTTTGGCCGCTGACTCGGGTAATGTCCATGCTTTATGTAACTTAGCGACGTTTTATTTTCAATTGGACCGGCGCGAAGCCATGGTTGAAGCAGCTGAGGTGCTTAAAAAATTGTATCCTATGTTTCCAGAACATCAAAGCAAATTGGGATCGACTTTCTTTCTCATGGGTGAGTATGATGCGGCCTATTACTGGTTAAAAAAAGCTCAGAAGAATGATCGTTATCTAGAAACGGCTTTTTATTATTGGTTAGCGCTCACAGCTTATAAAGTGGGCAGGGAATCAGAGGCTATGGTTGCTTGGCGGAAGGTCAACTTTTTTAAGGACAGCCCTTTTCACGCTTTTGAATATGGTAAAATAAGGGAAATGTTTCGTGCCGATGATGCAGCTATTAATCCCATTGTTCGCTCATTGTTGGAGCAACAATTATTGGAAGGGGATTATGAATCGCAGACGTTTTCGATGTTCATGCTTTATGATTTTGGTGACAATCAAGCAAGGGCCTTACTTAGTTATGAAGCCGGGCGCCATGATCTTGATGACCGTTACACCAAGACCATTGCTCAGGAACTGTTAAATCGTTTGAGCGGTAATCACTTTGAGACGACTGCGATTGACGTGATGCTGACAATTCAACAACACATGGATGGCGGTAAGCCCGATCTTCGATATTATAAGATGTACGGCTTTTGGAAACAAATGATGCAGGATGGTGCCATGCATGCTGATGACGATGTGCTTGCTTTTGCGGCGGCAATTGATTATGTTTGGAAGAAGCAAAATAAAAATACGGTCACACAAAAACAAATCGCTGATCGTTACCAAGTGACACGCTATCGACTCAAGAAGTACATTAATAAAGTATCAGAAGCGTCCATCCATACAGTTGAATCATGAGCATTATAGTGGACGCTGAGCCAGGGTCTTTATTAGCATATAATAAGGTTCTAAACAAATACTAACGATAACAATCATTGAATACTAACGAAAAGGATGATTGGAATGGCAAGCACAGATAAAATTTATGACGTCATTATTGTCGGTGCGGGTCCTGCAGGAATGACGGCAGCTGTCTACGCTTCCCGGGCTAACCTAGACACTGTCATGATTGAACGCGGGATCCCTGGTGGACAAATGGCTAATACCGAAGATGTTGAGAACTATCCAGGTTTTGACCACATTCTTGGCCCCGATCTTTCTAATAAAATGTTTGAACATGCGAAGAAATTCGGTGCTGAATATGCTTATGGCGATATTAAAGATATTCGCGATGAGGGCGATTATAAGACGGTTGTGGCCGGAAACAAGGAGTACAAAGCTTTAACCGTTATTGTAAGTTCAGGAGCAGAATACAAGAAAATCGGTGTACCAGGTGAAGAAGAATTGTCCGGACGCGGTGTTTCTTATTGTGCCGTCTGTGACGGGGCATTCTTTAAAGATAAAAACCTTATTGTTGTCGGCGGCGGTGACTCCGCTACTGAAGAAGGTGTATATCTTACAAAATTTGCAAAAAGCGTAACTATCGTCCACCGCCGTGATGAGTTGCGTGCGCAAAAGATTTTACAGGAACGTGCTTTCAATAACGATAAAATTGATTTCATTTGGAATCATACGCTTAAAGAGATCCATGATGTCGATGGAAAAGTCGGCAAAGTGACGCTTGTTAATACTCAAGATGGAACTGAAAGCGAAAAAGAGATTGACGGTGTATTTATTTATATTGGCATGCTGCCTCTGAATCAAGCTGTTTTGAACTTGGGCATTACGAACGAAGAAGGCTATGTGGAAACGAATGATCAAATGGAAACCAAAGTTCCCGGGATTTTTGCGGCCGGTGACCTTCGTGAAACCGAATTGCGGCAAATAGTTACAGCGACGGGAGACGGCAGTATCGCAGCTCAATCGGCACAGAAATATATTGAAACACTAAACGACAAGCAGCAAACCTCTTAAACGTCATTTACATTTAAAAACAGTGTAACACGTGTGAAATAATCTTCGCGTAGTATGGAGGGTAAGAAATTGACCCCCTTTTTAATAAAAATTTCTGATGAGCATGGGCCTAGCCCATGCTATTTTTTCACATAAAAGACATTGTTTCTTTTTTGTGAGTGATTAACAATCGTAGTATAATATAGGCAAGTAGTTGTGCATTTAAAAAGTATTCGCATGAACAGCTATAACATAAAACGAATCCCTCCACAAAAGGTTGTGGTGTTATGAGCAAGAAAGACATTCAAGTGATCATCATTACAGGTATGTCAGGAGCAGGCAAAACCGTGGCAACTCAAAGTTTTGAGGATCTCGGTTTTTTCTGTATTGATAATTTACCACCGACATTGCTTCCAAGGTTTATTGATATGGTCGAGGAATCAGGGGATACATTGAATAAGTTGGCTTTAGTTATGGATCTCCGCGGCGGTGAATTTTTTGAGTCGTTGTTTTCCTCGATTGATGCTCTTGGAAATCGAGATAAAATTAAACCACAAATTTTGTTTTTAGATGCGAGTGATGACAGTCTTGTCCGTCGCTACAAGGAGACGCGTCGCTCACATCCACTGGCACCCAACGGTTTGCCTTTGGATGGGATTAAGAAAGAACGCCGGACGCTTGAAGAACTTAAAGGCCGGGCACAACATAACATTGATACGACCAATCTTAAGCCGCGTGATTTGCGTGACCAATTAATTGACACGTTTTCCGAGAAAAATGATCAAGTCTTTAATGTTAACGTTGTTTCATTCGGGTATAAGCACGGTCTGCCGATCGATAGTGATCTCGTGTTTGACGTCAGATTTTTACCTAATCCCCACTATGTTGAACATATGCGGCACCGTACTGGTTTGGAAAAAGATATCTCTGATTATGTTTTTAAATGGACAGAAACAAAACAGTTTTTAGAAAAACTCATGGATCTATTGCGATACATCTTACCGCAATATAAACGGGAAGGAAAAACTCAGTTAGTGATTGCTATTGGTTGTACAGGAGGTAAACACCGGTCAGTGGCTTTAGCGGAACATATCGGTGAACAAATTTCTGATGATTATCCAACCACGGTGTCACATAGGGACATGAGAAAAGGAAAGGTAACCGATCATGATCAAAAAAAATCCTAAAGTCGTCGCGATTGGCGGAGGGACCGGTTTGTCAGTTATTCTCCGGGGCTTAAAACAACATCCGCTCGATATCACGGCGATTGTCACCGTTGCTGATGACGGTGGCAGTTCCGGGATCCTGAGGCATGAGCTGAAAATGCCGCCGCCTGGGGATATCCGAAACGTGATAGCCGCACTAGCTGAAACGGAACCGTTATTTGAAGAGCTCTTGCAGCACCGTTTTACTGACGGCAATGGCTTGAGCGGTCATTCACTCGGGAATCTGCTTCTCGCTGCGATGACGAATATTACCGGGGACTTTGCGACAGGCATTCGCGAATTAAGCCGTGTTCTTAATGTTAAAGGCCGGGTATTGCCGGCGGCTAATCAGAGTATTCTTTTAAATGCAGTTATGACGGATGGATCAGTCGTTCAAGGTGAATCGGCGATCCCTACACATAATAAAAAAATTGAACGCGTGTTTTTAACCCCAAGTGATGTTCATCCATTGCAGGAAAGTCTAGAAGCGATTCGTGAAGCGGATTTAATTGTCATAGGTCCAGGAAGTTTATATACAAGTGTGCTTCCGAATTTACTTGTTCCTCAACTTGGGGAGGAAATTTGCCGGTCGGAAGCGAAAAAAATATATATATGTAATGTGATGACGCAACAAGGAGAAACGGATGCTTATACAGCTTCCGATCATATTGAAGCTTTATCTAATCATTTACCTAACCCCGGTAGTTGTATTGATTATGTATTCGTGAATAACCGTGAAGTCCCTGATGACATTTTAAAACTTTATGCTTTAGAAGGCGCTACCCCTGTTCTCTATGACAGACAACGCCTCGAATCGTTTGGTTTTAATCTTGTGAGTGACCATCTCGTTAAATTTGACAGTTCTATCATTCGTCATGATGAAGACAAAATTGCTAAAAATTTAATGAGTGTTCTCCGTTTATCAGACCCAACCGTGTAAAAGAGGGGTGGTATGAAGTGTCATTTGCCGCAGAAACAAAGAAGGAACTCACACAGTTGGCATTGGATGATGGCTGCGCGCGCGCGGAATTGGCGGCCTTAATACGTATGAATGGCTCAATCTCCATCGTTAATAAGCAGCTGGGTTTAGATATATCGACTGAGAATGCTGCCATTGCAAGAAGAATTTATTCTTTAATCAAGCATGTGTATGGTTTTTCTGCTGAATTGCTAGTGCGTAAAAAAATGCGTCTTAAGAAAAACAACGTATATATTGTCCGGTTGCACGGTGAAGCGCGTGAGATCCTAGGTAATCTGAAAATTGTCGATCATTCTTTTACGTTCACACGGGCAATCGCTAATGATCTGATTAAGGATTCAAATGGCAAGCGCGCATATTTACGAGGAGCCTTTCTTGCTGGTGGTTCTCTTAATCATCCGGAGTCATCTTATCATTTAGAGATATTCTCTAGTTATGAGGATCATACCATGTCACTCGCTGAGCTTATGAATCGCTTTGATCTTAATGTGAAAATCCTTGAAAGAAAAAACGGTTATATTTTGTATATGAAAGAGGGCGAAAAAATAACCGAATTTCTAAGTATTATCGGAGCCAATGTAGCATTATTTAGTTTTGAAGATGTTCGCATTGTCAAAGATATGCGCAACTCGGTTAATCGACTGGTGAACTGTGAAACTGCCAATTTAAATAAAACAGTCAGTGCTGCTATGCAGCAAGTAGAGAATATCAAATTAATTGACGGGGTCATTGGTCTTGATGAACTTCCGGACAAATTACGAGTGGTCGCTGAACTGCGTGTTAAACATCCTGATGTCACATTGCGAGAACTTGGGGATTTATATGAGGGTGGAACGATTAGTAAATCGGGGATTAATCACCGGTTTCGGAAACTTGCCGACATTGCCGATCGAATTCGAAAGGGAAACCATGACCCATCGACAATCAAGTCCTAAAAGAAGGGAGAAACGAGATGATGAAAGAAATTCAAGCGACGGTTCAACTGAAAAACGGTTTGCAAGCCCGTCCAGCTGCCTTGTTTGTTCAAGAGGCGAACCGGTTCAATTCCGATATCCGTCTTATTAAAGATGGCAAAAAGGTGAGCGCAAAGAGTATTATGGGTATTATGAGTCTAGCTGTCGGATTTGGTATGGATGTGACAGTCACTGCTGAAGGTACTGACGCTGATGAGGCTGTTGCAACATTAGATGAGTTTTTATCACAGGAACAGGTTTAAATAATAGTTTTCTTCGTAGGGATTGTTGCTTTTGGCTGCATTTGATATATACTTTGCTGCTTATGGGAGTGTGCATCAATTCAAATGCTCGGCATCCAACTTTTAATTCCGTATTTAAAAGCAGTCATCTTTCCAAACCAATAACAAGAGCCGTCTCAATAGAGGCGGCTCTTGTTTACGATTATTTTTGGTCTGGTGTTAAAACTTCGTCGACGAGACCGTAGGCTTTAGCGTCTTCCGCATCCATGAAATTGTCACGTTCAGTGTCGTGTTCGATGGTTTCAATCGGTTGACCAGTACGTTCGGAATAAATACGGTTCAATTTCTTA
This genomic interval from Tuberibacillus sp. Marseille-P3662 contains the following:
- the hisIE gene encoding bifunctional phosphoribosyl-AMP cyclohydrolase/phosphoribosyl-ATP diphosphatase HisIE — protein: MNLEHLQFDENGLIPAIVQDAASKDVLTLAYMDRTSLEKTLATGETWFYSRSRQALWHKGETSGHTQTVKDLRFDCDQDALVVLVEPKGPACHTGAYSCFNDSLIQEEPVPNESGRYSILNQLESVIASRETERPEGAYTTYLFTEGIDKILKKVGEEASEVIIAAKNRSVEEMEWEVSDLIFHVLVLLREQNISIDQVLATLKVRHQ
- a CDS encoding tetratricopeptide repeat protein gives rise to the protein METREPMSIDEQRKKARVIAFNPDGDYYYQKGMTAYHRGDLHRASKYVNRAIAFEPNEPEYLCQQAAILAELENHQESIRLLKKVVDDIDDSITECFFFIANNHAYLGNYDEAIHEVQRYMALEPNGTFINEARELYKLLVLESGQEQVEEEPHVTEHEKGRQALENGHYEKAIYFFDKIINDKPEFWAAYNNLAVAYYSQGQVDKALDTLYRVLAADSGNVHALCNLATFYFQLDRREAMVEAAEVLKKLYPMFPEHQSKLGSTFFLMGEYDAAYYWLKKAQKNDRYLETAFYYWLALTAYKVGRESEAMVAWRKVNFFKDSPFHAFEYGKIREMFRADDAAINPIVRSLLEQQLLEGDYESQTFSMFMLYDFGDNQARALLSYEAGRHDLDDRYTKTIAQELLNRLSGNHFETTAIDVMLTIQQHMDGGKPDLRYYKMYGFWKQMMQDGAMHADDDVLAFAAAIDYVWKKQNKNTVTQKQIADRYQVTRYRLKKYINKVSEASIHTVES
- the trxB gene encoding thioredoxin-disulfide reductase, with product MASTDKIYDVIIVGAGPAGMTAAVYASRANLDTVMIERGIPGGQMANTEDVENYPGFDHILGPDLSNKMFEHAKKFGAEYAYGDIKDIRDEGDYKTVVAGNKEYKALTVIVSSGAEYKKIGVPGEEELSGRGVSYCAVCDGAFFKDKNLIVVGGGDSATEEGVYLTKFAKSVTIVHRRDELRAQKILQERAFNNDKIDFIWNHTLKEIHDVDGKVGKVTLVNTQDGTESEKEIDGVFIYIGMLPLNQAVLNLGITNEEGYVETNDQMETKVPGIFAAGDLRETELRQIVTATGDGSIAAQSAQKYIETLNDKQQTS
- the rapZ gene encoding RNase adapter RapZ, which encodes MSKKDIQVIIITGMSGAGKTVATQSFEDLGFFCIDNLPPTLLPRFIDMVEESGDTLNKLALVMDLRGGEFFESLFSSIDALGNRDKIKPQILFLDASDDSLVRRYKETRRSHPLAPNGLPLDGIKKERRTLEELKGRAQHNIDTTNLKPRDLRDQLIDTFSEKNDQVFNVNVVSFGYKHGLPIDSDLVFDVRFLPNPHYVEHMRHRTGLEKDISDYVFKWTETKQFLEKLMDLLRYILPQYKREGKTQLVIAIGCTGGKHRSVALAEHIGEQISDDYPTTVSHRDMRKGKVTDHDQKKS
- a CDS encoding gluconeogenesis factor YvcK family protein, whose amino-acid sequence is MIKKNPKVVAIGGGTGLSVILRGLKQHPLDITAIVTVADDGGSSGILRHELKMPPPGDIRNVIAALAETEPLFEELLQHRFTDGNGLSGHSLGNLLLAAMTNITGDFATGIRELSRVLNVKGRVLPAANQSILLNAVMTDGSVVQGESAIPTHNKKIERVFLTPSDVHPLQESLEAIREADLIVIGPGSLYTSVLPNLLVPQLGEEICRSEAKKIYICNVMTQQGETDAYTASDHIEALSNHLPNPGSCIDYVFVNNREVPDDILKLYALEGATPVLYDRQRLESFGFNLVSDHLVKFDSSIIRHDEDKIAKNLMSVLRLSDPTV
- the whiA gene encoding DNA-binding protein WhiA — its product is MSFAAETKKELTQLALDDGCARAELAALIRMNGSISIVNKQLGLDISTENAAIARRIYSLIKHVYGFSAELLVRKKMRLKKNNVYIVRLHGEAREILGNLKIVDHSFTFTRAIANDLIKDSNGKRAYLRGAFLAGGSLNHPESSYHLEIFSSYEDHTMSLAELMNRFDLNVKILERKNGYILYMKEGEKITEFLSIIGANVALFSFEDVRIVKDMRNSVNRLVNCETANLNKTVSAAMQQVENIKLIDGVIGLDELPDKLRVVAELRVKHPDVTLRELGDLYEGGTISKSGINHRFRKLADIADRIRKGNHDPSTIKS
- a CDS encoding HPr family phosphocarrier protein, which gives rise to MKEIQATVQLKNGLQARPAALFVQEANRFNSDIRLIKDGKKVSAKSIMGIMSLAVGFGMDVTVTAEGTDADEAVATLDEFLSQEQV